In one window of uncultured Acetobacteroides sp. DNA:
- a CDS encoding carbohydrate-binding family 9-like protein: MKKNRFLLMMLLAVGSWVGANAQIAVTGLSTQGIEHLFKIPKCYTAVKACDSITIDGKFDESTWSNAPWTDKFVDLEGDAKGKPRFNTRVKMAWDSRYLYVAAELEEPHIWGSLKEHDQVIFHDNDFEIFLDPDGDTHNYFEYEVNPLGTIFDIFLVKTYRVGGPAIVTWNFQGLKQAIGIDGTLNDPSDIDRKWTVEVAIPLKSLAFEFRAPSVQKPWRINFMRVEWEAKAENGAYVKETDTSTGIAKAESKWVWSSQGVANMHCPELWGYLNFANSTSLDEVAPFEMPQSEQAKSALWAIFYRQQEYLTQNGRFAKDLSDIGINSSITVNKEPYRLLLDAANNLYQAMLVDKTGKLVAKINNEGKIY, translated from the coding sequence ACTAATGATGCTGCTCGCTGTAGGATCGTGGGTGGGTGCTAACGCGCAGATTGCCGTTACGGGGCTAAGTACCCAGGGCATCGAGCACCTGTTTAAAATCCCGAAGTGCTACACCGCCGTTAAGGCTTGCGACTCCATCACCATCGACGGCAAGTTCGATGAGAGCACGTGGAGCAACGCCCCCTGGACCGACAAGTTTGTCGATCTGGAAGGCGACGCAAAGGGTAAGCCCCGCTTCAACACCCGCGTTAAGATGGCGTGGGATAGCCGCTACCTCTACGTTGCTGCCGAGCTCGAAGAACCCCACATCTGGGGTAGCCTGAAGGAGCACGACCAGGTCATCTTCCACGATAACGACTTCGAGATCTTCCTCGATCCCGATGGCGACACGCACAACTACTTCGAGTACGAGGTAAACCCCCTGGGTACCATCTTCGACATCTTTCTGGTGAAAACCTACCGTGTTGGTGGTCCCGCCATTGTTACCTGGAACTTTCAAGGGCTCAAGCAGGCCATCGGCATCGATGGTACGCTGAACGACCCTAGCGATATCGACCGTAAGTGGACGGTTGAGGTGGCCATCCCGCTAAAGTCGCTGGCGTTCGAGTTTAGGGCTCCCTCCGTTCAAAAACCTTGGCGCATTAACTTTATGCGCGTGGAGTGGGAGGCAAAGGCCGAGAATGGCGCTTACGTAAAGGAGACTGACACCTCCACCGGTATTGCCAAGGCCGAGAGCAAGTGGGTGTGGTCGTCTCAAGGAGTGGCAAATATGCACTGTCCCGAACTTTGGGGCTACCTTAACTTTGCCAACAGCACCAGCCTCGACGAGGTAGCGCCGTTCGAAATGCCGCAGTCGGAGCAGGCCAAGAGTGCCCTGTGGGCCATCTTCTACCGCCAGCAGGAGTACCTTACCCAGAATGGGCGCTTCGCGAAAGACTTGAGCGATATCGGGATTAACAGCAGCATCACGGTAAACAAAGAGCCCTACAGGCTACTTCTCGATGCGGCCAACAACCTATACCAGGCCATGCTGGTTGACAAGACTGGCAAACTCGTTGCCAAGATTAATAACGAAGGGAAAATCTACTAG